One window from the genome of Streptomyces sp. WZ-12 encodes:
- a CDS encoding cytochrome P450, with translation MDGEGSSYGHRRIERETTAADCPVSRADDGSWQVRGYDEARTVLRSTATVQAGLGIETVENLPSRIRRPVLYRDGPEHREHRRQTARFFTPRRVDEHYRDVMDRATRAQLNQLTSTGRALLSELTFNVAIEVACAVIGLTESRPGIKRRLERFFPERFGTPGLTSLHGIYWMMRQCTNWLRVYLGDVRPAVRARRRGRRDDLISHLLDEGCSTNEILGECLTFAAAGMVTTREFISAAAWHLFSDAALLTHYQTAHEAGRIAVLTEILRLDPVIGRLSRRTIEPLDLSGNGDAALTVPTGERIDILVDRTNLDERAVGRQPQRICPGRAMSEGTGSPALSFGDGPHKCPGMHIALLETDVFLSSLFALPGLRMATPPTISFIDGIGSYELRHCVVEVDTAP, from the coding sequence GTGGACGGCGAGGGCAGCAGTTACGGACACCGCAGGATCGAGCGCGAGACGACGGCGGCCGATTGCCCCGTCTCGCGTGCGGACGACGGCAGTTGGCAGGTGCGCGGGTACGACGAAGCCCGCACCGTGCTGCGCAGCACCGCCACCGTGCAGGCCGGCCTCGGTATCGAGACCGTCGAGAACCTCCCCTCCCGTATCCGGCGGCCGGTGCTCTACCGAGACGGTCCGGAACATCGCGAGCACCGTCGACAGACCGCCCGCTTCTTCACACCGCGCCGCGTCGACGAGCACTACCGCGACGTCATGGACCGCGCCACGCGGGCCCAGTTGAACCAACTCACGTCCACAGGACGGGCGTTGCTCTCCGAACTGACCTTCAACGTGGCGATCGAAGTGGCCTGCGCGGTCATCGGACTGACCGAGAGCCGGCCCGGCATCAAGCGGCGCCTGGAACGCTTCTTCCCCGAGAGGTTCGGAACGCCCGGGCTGACGAGCCTGCACGGCATCTACTGGATGATGCGGCAGTGCACCAACTGGCTGCGTGTCTACCTGGGCGACGTACGGCCCGCCGTGCGGGCCAGGCGCCGCGGTCGCCGCGACGATCTCATCTCCCACCTGCTCGACGAGGGGTGCTCGACCAACGAGATCCTCGGTGAGTGCCTCACCTTCGCCGCGGCGGGCATGGTGACCACCCGCGAGTTCATCAGCGCGGCCGCCTGGCATCTGTTCTCCGACGCCGCACTGTTGACGCACTATCAGACGGCTCACGAAGCCGGCAGGATCGCGGTCCTCACCGAGATCCTTCGCCTCGACCCGGTCATCGGCCGCCTCAGCCGCCGCACCATCGAGCCTCTCGACCTGTCCGGCAACGGCGATGCGGCCCTGACCGTACCGACCGGAGAGCGCATCGACATCCTCGTCGACCGCACCAACCTCGACGAACGGGCCGTGGGCCGACAACCGCAACGCATCTGTCCCGGGCGCGCCATGAGCGAGGGCACCGGTTCTCCCGCCCTGTCCTTCGGCGACGGCCCGCACAAGTGCCCCGGAATGCACATCGCTCTCCTGGAGACGGACGTCTTCCTCAGCAGCCTGTTCGCCCTTCCGGGACTGCGCATGGCGACGCCACCCACGATCAGCTTCATCGACGGCATCGGAAGCTACGAACTGCGCCACTGCGTCGTGGAGGTCGACACCGCTCCTTGA
- a CDS encoding erythromycin esterase family protein, protein MAPDLQDTTHAVAAGAVMRLLSSRPQLLALGEPTHGEDTLLDLRNDLFRQLVEQEGYRTIAIESDCLRGLVVNDYVTSGTGSLDGVMERGFSHGFGASAANRELVRWMRAYNEGRPASERLHFAGFDGPLEITDAASPRQPLTALHAYLSAHVDADLLPCTADSLDRLLGTDGRWSNPAAMMDPTQSVGQSPDAAQLRLLADDLTSLLDEQSPHLVTETSRADWDRARLYARTATGLLRYHFRMADTSPGRMTRLVGIRDQMMADNLLALAERRPTLVFAHNLHLQRHKSTMRMGELPLEWWGAGALVNARLGEEYAFLATALGTIRHQGVDTPPTDTVEGRLYALPEDRYVIDAPRLATALAETHPAPRVSPWFGYFPLDPAHLAGSDAIVYVKDVPQT, encoded by the coding sequence ATGGCTCCTGACCTCCAAGACACCACCCATGCCGTAGCGGCCGGCGCTGTCATGCGGCTGCTGTCATCCCGGCCGCAGTTGCTCGCCCTGGGCGAGCCCACCCACGGCGAGGACACCCTGCTCGATCTGCGCAACGACCTCTTCCGGCAGCTCGTCGAGCAGGAGGGCTACCGCACGATTGCGATCGAGAGCGACTGCCTGCGGGGCCTTGTCGTGAACGACTACGTCACCTCGGGCACGGGCTCCCTTGACGGCGTCATGGAGCGCGGATTCAGCCACGGGTTCGGCGCGTCCGCCGCCAACCGCGAACTCGTGCGCTGGATGCGCGCCTACAACGAGGGTCGCCCCGCCTCCGAAAGGCTCCACTTCGCCGGTTTCGACGGCCCGTTGGAGATCACCGACGCCGCGAGCCCCCGCCAGCCCCTCACCGCACTCCACGCCTACCTCTCGGCACACGTGGACGCGGACCTGCTCCCGTGCACCGCGGACTCGCTCGACCGCCTGCTCGGCACCGACGGCCGATGGAGCAACCCCGCCGCCATGATGGACCCGACCCAGTCCGTAGGACAGTCACCCGACGCCGCCCAACTGCGCCTGCTCGCGGATGACTTGACCTCTCTGCTCGACGAGCAGTCACCGCACCTCGTCACGGAGACCTCGCGGGCGGACTGGGACCGGGCGCGCCTCTACGCGCGCACCGCCACCGGCCTGCTGCGCTACCACTTCCGGATGGCCGACACCTCGCCGGGCCGCATGACGCGCCTGGTCGGCATACGCGATCAGATGATGGCCGACAACCTCCTCGCCCTCGCGGAACGGCGACCGACACTGGTCTTCGCCCACAACCTCCATCTCCAGCGGCACAAGAGCACCATGCGGATGGGCGAGCTGCCGTTGGAATGGTGGGGTGCCGGTGCGCTCGTCAATGCCCGCCTGGGCGAGGAGTACGCCTTCCTGGCCACCGCCCTCGGCACCATCCGGCACCAGGGGGTGGACACCCCGCCCACAGACACCGTCGAAGGCCGCCTGTACGCGCTCCCGGAAGACCGCTACGTCATCGATGCTCCCCGGCTGGCCACCGCCCTCGCGGAAACGCACCCCGCCCCTCGGGTGTCCCCCTGGTTCGGCTACTTCCCCCTCGACCCGGCCCACTTGGCAGGCAGCGACGCCATCGTCTACGTCAAGGACGTTCCGCAGACGTGA
- a CDS encoding TioE family transcriptional regulator, with the protein MGENLQSRGRLRPVDLARGHGLSTQAIRNYEEAGILPVAERTPHGYRAYTPLHAAALRAFLALVPGHGHQTATSIMRAVHQDAADEAFRLIDESHAQLLDDRRTLQAVERALRDLEPTATRSEPGAEPASPSPLSGTADTFIGPLADRLGIRPATLRKWERAGLVRPRRAPGTGYRLYGEADVRDVQLTHQLRRGGYLLEQIAPLITQVRAAGGLEPLEAALHDWHGRLSARGRAMLTGAAELETYLRERG; encoded by the coding sequence GTGGGGGAAAACCTTCAAAGTCGTGGGCGACTCAGGCCGGTGGATCTGGCGCGTGGACACGGCCTGTCCACCCAGGCGATCAGGAACTACGAGGAGGCCGGCATCCTGCCGGTCGCCGAGCGCACGCCCCACGGCTACCGCGCCTATACGCCGTTGCACGCGGCGGCTCTGCGCGCGTTCCTGGCCCTGGTGCCTGGCCACGGCCACCAGACAGCGACGTCGATCATGCGGGCGGTGCATCAGGACGCGGCCGACGAGGCGTTCCGACTCATCGATGAGAGTCACGCCCAACTCCTCGACGACCGCCGAACGCTCCAGGCCGTGGAACGAGCCCTTCGCGACCTGGAGCCCACCGCCACCAGATCCGAGCCGGGTGCGGAGCCCGCCTCGCCATCCCCACTGTCCGGCACCGCCGACACGTTCATCGGACCGCTGGCGGACAGGCTCGGCATCCGGCCCGCGACGCTGCGCAAGTGGGAGCGCGCCGGACTGGTGCGCCCGCGCCGCGCCCCAGGCACCGGATACCGTCTCTACGGTGAGGCCGATGTGCGCGATGTCCAGCTCACCCACCAACTCCGGCGCGGCGGCTACCTGTTGGAACAGATCGCACCCCTGATCACCCAGGTGCGGGCGGCCGGCGGGCTGGAGCCGTTGGAAGCCGCGCTGCACGACTGGCACGGCCGACTGTCCGCCCGCGGACGGGCGATGCTGACCGGAGCGGCCGAGCTGGAGACGTACCTCCGCGAGCGGGGATGA
- a CDS encoding DUF418 domain-containing protein has protein sequence MGTVRKKQGLPTVGTTAPAGRAQSTSAVRLFGVDLARGFAVFGMYAAHVGPSPDRGGAIGFAMELAHGRSSALFALLAGFTVVLITGRNTPKRGVAGREAVVKVAIRAAVLVVVGSAVTVTDTPVDVILAFYGVYFLLVLPLYRLGAGPLAWIAAGTALVFPQVLYVVAHAAGGRGYGSQTGVDDLFSLLVSGSYPAITWIPFVIAGMAVARLELTCATVRARLALVGVCLAVTGYGGSWLALRLVPGAAHALISAAGPGAVSAWWSDIAGYPTYHTPAWLLAASPHSQTTLSIIGNTGVALTVLATCLIAVDTSPRLLALARPVITVGSMSLTAYVLHLVAIRLLGIEQVPGSPLHVLLGFVAVAMVLATAWSWFSRRGPLEWLMSRTTDLARYVPVGR, from the coding sequence ATGGGCACCGTGCGGAAGAAACAGGGTCTGCCGACGGTCGGCACAACGGCCCCGGCCGGCAGGGCTCAAAGCACGTCGGCGGTGCGGCTGTTCGGCGTCGATCTGGCCCGCGGCTTTGCGGTGTTCGGGATGTACGCAGCCCATGTGGGTCCTTCTCCGGACCGGGGTGGCGCGATCGGCTTTGCGATGGAGTTGGCGCACGGGAGATCCTCGGCGCTCTTCGCCTTGTTGGCGGGATTCACCGTCGTCCTCATCACCGGGCGGAACACGCCGAAGAGGGGTGTCGCCGGCCGTGAGGCCGTCGTCAAGGTGGCAATCCGGGCTGCGGTACTGGTAGTTGTCGGTTCCGCAGTCACCGTCACCGACACCCCCGTCGACGTCATCCTGGCCTTCTACGGTGTGTACTTCTTGCTCGTGCTGCCGCTGTACCGGCTCGGCGCCGGGCCGTTGGCGTGGATCGCGGCGGGGACCGCCCTCGTCTTTCCTCAGGTGCTGTATGTCGTGGCGCACGCGGCGGGTGGGCGCGGGTACGGGAGCCAGACGGGAGTGGACGATCTGTTCTCCCTCCTTGTCAGCGGCAGTTACCCGGCCATCACGTGGATTCCGTTCGTGATCGCGGGCATGGCCGTTGCCCGCCTTGAGCTGACCTGCGCCACGGTCCGTGCGCGCCTCGCCCTCGTCGGTGTCTGTCTCGCCGTGACTGGCTACGGGGGTTCCTGGCTGGCGTTGCGGCTCGTCCCCGGCGCAGCCCACGCCCTCATCAGCGCGGCCGGACCGGGCGCGGTGAGTGCATGGTGGTCCGACATCGCCGGCTACCCGACCTACCACACCCCCGCCTGGCTCTTGGCGGCCTCTCCGCACAGCCAGACGACGTTGTCGATCATCGGCAATACCGGGGTGGCACTCACCGTCCTGGCCACCTGTCTCATCGCCGTGGACACCAGTCCGCGCCTCCTCGCCCTGGCCCGGCCGGTGATCACGGTGGGATCCATGTCGCTGACGGCTTACGTCCTCCACCTCGTCGCGATCAGGCTCTTGGGCATCGAGCAGGTGCCGGGATCACCGCTGCACGTTCTGCTCGGCTTCGTCGCCGTCGCGATGGTTCTCGCCACTGCCTGGTCGTGGTTCTCCCGGCGCGGGCCGCTCGAATGGTTGATGAGCAGAACGACCGATCTCGCCCGGTACGTACCCGTAGGACGATGA
- a CDS encoding cold-shock protein → MADRVSGVVRWYNQARGMGYIDGNDGREVRVDSRAIEDGTFVVEGLRVSYVPVEDENGWHAEHLNIAKHSSGSADHA, encoded by the coding sequence ATGGCTGACAGGGTCAGTGGCGTGGTCCGGTGGTACAACCAAGCCCGCGGCATGGGGTATATCGACGGGAACGACGGCCGCGAAGTGAGGGTGGACAGCCGCGCCATCGAAGACGGGACCTTCGTCGTCGAAGGTCTCCGGGTCAGCTACGTGCCCGTGGAGGACGAGAACGGCTGGCACGCGGAACACCTGAACATCGCCAAACACTCCTCGGGATCCGCCGACCACGCGTGA
- a CDS encoding LysR substrate-binding domain-containing protein: MELTSRLLEQFVVLAEEKHFGHAARRLSMSQPPLSQAIQRLERGLGASLLERTGRGVKLTAAGAAFAADAKRLLEAQNAAMERVRRISRGVEGTIRLGYVSSLGHWHLPQLLAVAAREMPGIRLSVRQLASVELAERVREGAVDLALVRMPVADLAGVEVREVAKERTVLAVPLGHPLAGAASIPLSRLRDEEFVTASPRAISELRQMIQDACREAGFAPRSRAQAEDLTSMLGYTAAGMCVSFVPERVAALGHPLVRFVPLEGDADRLVTTVAALSRPAADPAVTTLLKLMQRHRPEIEGPNATRTETPTPEPAQAQAATEAPELASASQDVEGAGNPTEDRRA; this comes from the coding sequence ATGGAGCTCACCTCGCGCCTGCTGGAGCAGTTCGTGGTGCTCGCCGAGGAGAAGCACTTCGGCCATGCAGCGCGCCGCCTGTCCATGAGTCAGCCACCGCTGAGCCAGGCGATCCAACGCCTGGAGCGCGGCCTTGGCGCGTCGCTGCTGGAACGTACCGGCCGGGGCGTGAAGTTGACGGCAGCCGGCGCCGCCTTCGCGGCCGACGCCAAGCGGCTGCTGGAGGCGCAGAACGCGGCGATGGAACGGGTCCGCCGGATATCCCGGGGCGTCGAGGGCACCATCCGGCTCGGTTACGTGAGCAGCCTCGGGCACTGGCACCTGCCGCAACTACTCGCGGTGGCCGCCCGGGAGATGCCGGGCATCCGACTGAGCGTCCGTCAACTGGCCTCGGTCGAACTGGCCGAGCGGGTCCGGGAGGGTGCGGTGGATCTGGCCCTGGTCCGGATGCCGGTCGCGGATCTCGCGGGTGTGGAAGTGCGGGAAGTCGCCAAGGAGCGCACCGTGTTGGCCGTGCCGCTCGGCCATCCACTCGCCGGAGCCGCCTCGATACCGCTCTCCCGACTTCGTGACGAGGAGTTCGTCACCGCCTCCCCGCGGGCCATATCCGAACTGCGGCAGATGATCCAGGATGCCTGCCGGGAGGCCGGCTTCGCACCGCGCAGCCGCGCCCAGGCCGAGGACTTGACCAGCATGCTGGGTTACACGGCGGCCGGGATGTGCGTCAGCTTCGTTCCGGAGCGCGTCGCGGCGCTCGGCCACCCCTTGGTCCGCTTCGTCCCGCTCGAAGGTGACGCCGACCGACTGGTGACCACGGTGGCGGCGCTCAGCCGACCGGCAGCCGACCCGGCGGTCACCACGCTGCTGAAACTGATGCAACGTCACCGCCCGGAAATCGAGGGCCCGAACGCGACGCGCACGGAGACACCAACACCAGAACCAGCACAAGCACAAGCAGCGACTGAAGCACCGGAACTTGCATCGGCATCTCAGGACGTGGAGGGGGCAGGGAATCCTACCGAGGACCGGAGGGCGTAG